In one Oceanibaculum indicum P24 genomic region, the following are encoded:
- a CDS encoding DUF2256 domain-containing protein, whose translation MRKKADLPSKICQTCGRPFAWRKKWRTVWEEVKTCSDRCKGDLRQKARS comes from the coding sequence ATGCGCAAGAAAGCCGACCTGCCCTCGAAGATTTGTCAGACCTGCGGCCGCCCCTTCGCCTGGCGCAAGAAATGGCGCACGGTCTGGGAGGAGGTGAAGACCTGCTCCGACCGCTGCAAGGGTGATCTCCGCCAGAAAGCCAGATCATGA